From a region of the Mytilus galloprovincialis chromosome 3, xbMytGall1.hap1.1, whole genome shotgun sequence genome:
- the LOC143069045 gene encoding uncharacterized protein LOC143069045: MKVFVILCAFAACMFAAGDPVPAVEPAVIDPPALEKSDAVVVPDAPAVAVEAPEEVAPVSVEAPEEASEEEEGDSSSEEQDDEEEEEEGNSEETSSEEEEDSEETSSEEEEGDNEEEEEEAEEEEEEEEEEEEIEQESASETSADNSDVVE; encoded by the exons ATGAAGGTTTTCGTAATTCTGTGCGCCTTTGCTGCTTGTATGTTTGCTGCCG GAGATCCAGTGCCTGCGGTTGAACCTGCTGTGATTGATCCTCCTGCATTGGAGAAAAGCG atgCCGTTGTGGTTCCGGACGCGCCAGCAGTAGCTGTAGAAGCGCCAGAAGAAG tcgcCCCTGTGTCTGTGGAAGCACCAGAAGAAGCAAGCGAAGAAGAAG AGGGTGACAGCAGCAGTGAAGAACAAGACGacgaagaggaagaagaagaaggaAATAGTGAAGAAACATCTTCAGAGGAAGAAGAAGATAGTGAAGAAACATCTTCAGAGGAAGAAGAAGGAGATAatgaagaggaagaagaagaggCAGAAGAggaggaagaggaagaggaagaagaagaggaaATAGAGCAAGAAAGTGCAAGTGAAACATCTGCTGATAATAGTGATGTAGTTGAATAA